From one Oceanimonas doudoroffii genomic stretch:
- a CDS encoding substrate-binding periplasmic protein: MLLIGLLLLLWAPAGLAEPRVVTACGHPVYPPLSWEQNGELTGIAPYLARKLLGEHGYRVDMRVFGNWERCQLAARQGKVDLIVSAYKTQGRDRDFVFSAQPVVADPVVLFTHFGNGSRSPWNLSDKTLGLLFGDSFGDEFDHLAAAYPHVERVSSGEQNFRKLSLGRIDYMPIGLATGRLQARKLGLTDKVQPLPELLTLEHYHLALPRGSVLEPLLPALSDRLGALASDRYIQRITPFFERLYLDSP; the protein is encoded by the coding sequence ATGTTGCTGATTGGCCTGCTGCTGCTGTTGTGGGCACCCGCCGGCCTGGCCGAGCCCCGCGTGGTGACCGCCTGTGGCCACCCGGTCTACCCACCCCTGTCCTGGGAGCAGAACGGCGAGCTGACCGGCATCGCCCCCTACCTGGCGCGCAAGCTGCTGGGCGAGCACGGCTATCGGGTCGACATGCGGGTATTCGGCAACTGGGAGCGCTGCCAGCTGGCGGCCCGCCAGGGCAAGGTGGATTTGATTGTGTCCGCCTACAAGACGCAAGGACGAGACCGGGACTTCGTGTTCAGCGCCCAGCCGGTGGTGGCCGATCCCGTAGTGCTGTTCACCCACTTCGGTAATGGCAGCCGCAGCCCCTGGAACCTGTCCGACAAAACCCTGGGGCTGCTGTTTGGCGACAGTTTCGGCGACGAATTCGATCATCTGGCCGCCGCCTATCCCCACGTGGAACGAGTCTCCAGCGGCGAACAGAATTTTCGCAAGCTGTCGCTCGGGCGCATCGACTACATGCCCATCGGCCTGGCCACCGGCCGGCTGCAGGCACGCAAGCTCGGCCTGACCGACAAGGTGCAACCCCTGCCCGAGCTGCTGACCCTGGAACACTACCACCTGGCCCTGCCTCGGGGCTCGGTGCTCGAACCCCTGTTGCCGGCACTGTCGGACCGGCTGGGTGCGCTGGCCAGCGATCGCTACATTCAGCGCATTACGCCCTTTTTTGAACGCCTGTATCTGGATTCCCCCTGA
- a CDS encoding response regulator, whose amino-acid sequence MDISILIVEDDDITRDCLADYFRAEQYRVHCAASAEDAERLLRDEAIDLVLLDIRLPGKDGLTLTREIRTHGDTGIILVTSRQDEIERIIGLECGADEYVSKPFNPRELLARTKNLARRVRAAAPRPQATTANLRRFDQWRVDLDRRLLLDDQDAGTPLTHGEYQLLCAFLNHAGQTLSRDQLLDRIKNREWAPNDRTVDVLVGRLRRKLGDDPANPRLILTVHGAGYVFTPRPVPCC is encoded by the coding sequence ATGGATATCAGCATTCTGATAGTGGAAGACGACGACATCACCAGAGATTGCCTGGCAGATTACTTTCGCGCGGAACAATACCGGGTACACTGCGCCGCCAGTGCCGAAGACGCCGAGCGACTGCTGCGCGATGAAGCCATCGATCTGGTGCTGCTCGACATTCGCCTGCCGGGCAAGGACGGCCTCACCCTGACCCGGGAAATTCGCACCCACGGCGACACCGGCATTATTCTGGTCACCAGCCGCCAGGACGAGATAGAACGCATCATCGGCCTGGAATGCGGTGCCGACGAGTATGTGTCCAAGCCCTTTAACCCCCGCGAACTGCTGGCCCGGACCAAGAACCTGGCGCGCCGGGTGCGCGCCGCCGCGCCCCGGCCGCAAGCCACCACCGCCAACCTGCGCCGCTTTGATCAGTGGCGGGTCGACCTCGACCGCCGCCTGCTGCTCGACGACCAGGACGCCGGCACGCCCCTCACCCATGGCGAATACCAGCTGTTGTGTGCCTTTCTCAACCACGCCGGCCAGACCCTGTCCCGGGATCAGCTGCTGGATCGCATCAAGAACCGGGAATGGGCCCCCAACGACCGCACCGTGGACGTACTGGTGGGCCGGCTGCGGCGCAAGCTGGGGGACGATCCGGCCAACCCCCGGCTGATCCTGACCGTGCACGGCGCCGGTTATGTGTTTACCCCAAGGCCGGTGCCATGTTGCTGA
- a CDS encoding GlxA family transcriptional regulator: MSQVSEKRHFSHRLRDTNSAFLPARAAGNAPVRVGFVLLPHFSMMAFTAAVDALVTANLVQSTPLFTITSYGLHSTTVRSDLAIDISANHTLEALPLEGDDALDVVVVCGGFRCELSEHAALSRKLRLAHRKEKVLAGLWNGAVALAYAGTLDGLCCAIHPDNHSFARERFSQVEVSNQAMVVDARTLTCAGPSSALEMMLMMIERLHGPDTVRAIREILSSDRLADDSETRLTLAENDPTLPGALRDLLRLMNSNIEEPLGIEELAGYVNLSRRRVERLFQTHLQTTPSRYYLELRITQARRLLLQSDDSIANIAVACGFASSTHFSHCFKDFFGVSPSQARQLRRSA, from the coding sequence ATGTCTCAAGTCAGCGAAAAACGTCATTTCAGCCATCGGCTGCGCGATACCAACAGTGCCTTTCTGCCCGCCCGCGCCGCCGGCAATGCGCCGGTACGGGTCGGTTTTGTATTGCTGCCCCATTTTTCCATGATGGCCTTTACCGCCGCCGTCGACGCCCTGGTGACCGCCAACCTGGTGCAGTCCACCCCCCTGTTCACCATTACCAGCTATGGCCTGCACAGCACCACGGTGCGCAGTGATCTGGCCATCGACATTTCCGCCAATCACACCCTGGAAGCCCTGCCCCTGGAAGGGGACGACGCCCTCGATGTGGTGGTGGTGTGCGGCGGCTTTCGCTGCGAACTGTCCGAGCATGCGGCGCTGTCTCGCAAGCTGAGGCTGGCCCACCGCAAGGAAAAGGTGCTGGCGGGGTTGTGGAACGGCGCCGTGGCCCTGGCGTATGCCGGCACCCTGGACGGACTGTGCTGCGCCATTCATCCCGACAACCACAGCTTTGCCCGGGAGCGCTTTTCCCAGGTGGAGGTCTCTAATCAGGCCATGGTGGTGGACGCCCGCACCCTGACCTGCGCCGGCCCCAGCAGCGCCCTGGAAATGATGCTGATGATGATTGAACGGCTGCACGGCCCCGATACCGTGCGCGCCATTCGCGAAATTCTGAGCAGCGACCGCCTCGCCGACGACAGCGAAACCCGGCTCACCCTGGCGGAAAACGATCCCACCCTGCCCGGGGCGCTCAGGGATCTGCTGCGACTGATGAACAGCAATATCGAGGAGCCGCTGGGCATCGAGGAGCTGGCCGGTTATGTGAATCTGTCGCGGCGTCGAGTGGAGCGGCTGTTTCAGACCCACCTGCAAACCACGCCCTCGCGCTATTACCTGGAGTTGCGCATTACCCAGGCGCGCCGGCTGCTGCTGCAAAGCGACGACAGCATCGCCAACATCGCCGTGGCCTGTGGTTTTGCCAGCTCCACCCACTTCAGCCACTGCTTCAAGGACTTCTTCGGGGTCTCCCCCAGCCAGGCCCGGCAGTTGCGGCGCAGCGCCTGA
- a CDS encoding sarcosine oxidase subunit delta: MLHIYCPHCGEYREEEEFHYAGEAHIARPADPNALSDAEWAEYLFMRKNVRGLHHEMWYHAAGCRKFFNATRHTVTYEIKETYKVDEQPQQGGQS, encoded by the coding sequence ATGTTGCACATTTATTGTCCGCACTGCGGCGAGTACCGGGAAGAAGAAGAGTTTCACTACGCTGGCGAGGCGCACATTGCCCGCCCGGCCGATCCCAATGCGCTGAGTGATGCCGAATGGGCCGAGTATCTGTTCATGCGCAAGAACGTGCGTGGCCTGCATCACGAGATGTGGTATCACGCCGCCGGTTGCCGCAAGTTCTTTAACGCCACCCGGCACACCGTGACCTATGAAATCAAGGAAACCTACAAGGTGGACGAACAGCCGCAGCAAGGAGGCCAGTCATGA
- a CDS encoding sarcosine oxidase subunit alpha translates to MSQQNRIQGKGRVDAGKPLNFIFNGKRYQGLAGDTIASALLANGVDVVGRSFKYSRPRGIMAAGADEPNCILQVGSSEATMIPNIRGTQAELYDGLTAASTNGWPNVDKDIMGVMGKLGGSMMPPGFYYKTFMYPQSMWPKYEHLIRKAAGLGRVPNERDPDTYDKLNHHCDVLVVGGGAAGLTAALAAGRRGARVILVDEQNEFGGHLLHGTQKINGQAPAAWVEAAVKELENLPDVTLLPRSIASGYYDQNFVSVLERRTDHLGERVSGKTRQRLHRIRAGRVVLATGAQERPLVFANNDLPGCFVASALSTYVNRYGVAPGERLVLMTCNDYGYQAAIDWLDAGREVVAVVDSRANPSGDRYQQLKSRGVKIYTGHGLIEATGKKRVNGAKVAPITSDGSRVTGDAVSLSCDTIATSGGWSPVVHLTAHTGSRPVWNADVIGFVPGETVQKQLLAGGVQGTYGLSAVLNEGLKAGREAAEATGYGELAAQVVDADVNTTDPREDQAQPLFLVPHSRAVSRAPKQFVDYQNDVTAAGIELAVREGFESIEHIKRYTAMGFGTDQGKLGNINGMAIAANAMGKSIPETGTTIFRPNYTPITMGAFAGRDAGHLFDPARFSAMHAWHVKNGAEFEDVGQWKRPWYFPKAGEDMHQAVNRECVATRTSVGILDASTLGKIDIQGPDAREFLQRIYTNAWAKLNPGFCRYGLMCKEDGMVFDDGVTSCITDEHFIMTTTTGGAAGVLQWLELWHQTEWPELEVYFTSVTDHWATMTVSGPNSRKVLEKVCADVDLSGDAFPFMTWKDATIAGVKGRIFRISFTGELSFEINVQANYGMHVWEAVMEAGAEFNITPYGTETMHVLRAEKGFIIVGQDTDGSVTPQDLNMNWCVGKNKPFPFIGQRSWSREDTARTDRKQMVGLKCKEAKTVIPEGAQIVLDPNHPLPMPMVGHVSSSYYSANLGHNIAMGLVKDGLNRMGQTVYCPLADGRVLEAEITSPIFYDPKGERQHV, encoded by the coding sequence ATGAGCCAGCAGAACCGCATTCAGGGCAAGGGCCGGGTAGACGCCGGCAAGCCGCTCAACTTTATTTTCAACGGCAAGCGCTATCAGGGCCTGGCCGGTGACACCATCGCCTCGGCCCTGCTGGCCAACGGTGTGGACGTGGTCGGTCGTTCGTTCAAGTATTCCCGTCCGCGCGGCATCATGGCCGCCGGCGCCGACGAGCCGAACTGCATTCTGCAGGTGGGCAGTTCCGAAGCCACCATGATTCCCAACATTCGCGGCACCCAGGCCGAGCTCTATGACGGCCTGACCGCCGCCAGCACCAACGGCTGGCCGAACGTCGACAAGGACATCATGGGGGTGATGGGCAAGCTCGGTGGCAGCATGATGCCCCCCGGCTTCTACTACAAAACCTTTATGTACCCCCAGTCCATGTGGCCCAAGTATGAGCACCTGATCCGCAAGGCCGCCGGCCTGGGTCGCGTGCCCAACGAGCGGGACCCGGATACCTATGACAAGCTCAACCATCACTGTGACGTGCTGGTGGTAGGGGGCGGTGCCGCCGGCCTGACCGCGGCCCTGGCCGCCGGTCGCCGTGGCGCCCGCGTGATCCTGGTGGACGAGCAGAACGAGTTTGGCGGTCACCTGCTGCACGGCACTCAGAAAATCAACGGCCAGGCCCCGGCCGCCTGGGTTGAAGCGGCCGTGAAAGAGCTGGAAAACCTGCCCGACGTCACCCTGCTGCCCCGCAGCATCGCCTCCGGCTATTACGATCAGAACTTCGTCTCCGTGCTGGAGCGTCGTACCGATCACCTGGGTGAGCGTGTGTCCGGCAAGACCCGCCAGCGCCTGCACCGCATTCGCGCCGGCCGCGTGGTGCTGGCCACCGGTGCCCAGGAGCGTCCGCTGGTATTTGCCAACAACGATCTGCCCGGCTGCTTCGTGGCCAGCGCCTTGTCCACCTACGTCAATCGCTACGGCGTGGCCCCGGGTGAGCGCCTGGTGCTGATGACCTGCAACGATTACGGCTATCAGGCCGCCATCGACTGGCTGGACGCCGGCCGTGAAGTGGTGGCGGTGGTGGACAGCCGCGCCAACCCCAGCGGCGATCGCTACCAGCAGCTGAAGTCCCGTGGCGTCAAGATTTACACCGGCCACGGCCTGATTGAAGCCACCGGCAAGAAGCGGGTGAACGGCGCCAAAGTGGCCCCCATCACCAGCGACGGCAGCCGGGTGACCGGCGACGCCGTGTCCCTGAGCTGTGACACCATCGCCACCTCCGGTGGCTGGAGTCCGGTGGTGCACCTGACCGCCCACACCGGCTCTCGCCCGGTATGGAACGCCGACGTCATCGGCTTTGTGCCCGGTGAAACCGTGCAGAAGCAGTTGCTGGCCGGCGGCGTGCAGGGCACCTATGGCCTGTCTGCCGTACTCAACGAAGGCCTCAAGGCCGGCCGTGAAGCCGCCGAGGCCACCGGCTATGGCGAACTGGCCGCCCAGGTGGTGGATGCCGACGTCAACACCACGGATCCCCGCGAAGATCAGGCCCAGCCCCTGTTCCTGGTGCCTCACAGCCGTGCCGTGAGCCGGGCGCCCAAGCAGTTCGTCGACTACCAGAACGACGTGACCGCCGCCGGTATCGAGCTGGCCGTGCGCGAAGGCTTTGAGTCCATCGAGCACATCAAGCGTTACACCGCCATGGGTTTTGGTACCGATCAGGGCAAGCTCGGCAATATCAACGGCATGGCCATTGCCGCCAATGCCATGGGCAAGAGCATTCCGGAAACCGGTACCACCATATTCCGCCCGAACTACACCCCGATCACCATGGGCGCCTTTGCCGGCCGTGACGCGGGCCACCTGTTCGATCCGGCTCGGTTTAGCGCCATGCACGCCTGGCACGTGAAAAACGGCGCCGAGTTCGAGGACGTGGGCCAGTGGAAGCGTCCCTGGTACTTCCCCAAGGCGGGCGAAGACATGCACCAGGCGGTTAACCGCGAGTGTGTGGCCACCCGCACCAGCGTGGGCATTCTCGATGCCTCCACCCTGGGCAAGATCGACATTCAGGGCCCTGACGCCCGGGAATTCCTGCAGCGCATCTACACCAACGCCTGGGCCAAGCTCAATCCCGGTTTCTGCCGCTACGGCCTGATGTGTAAGGAAGACGGCATGGTGTTCGACGATGGGGTGACCTCCTGCATCACCGACGAACACTTCATCATGACCACCACCACCGGCGGCGCCGCGGGCGTGCTGCAGTGGCTGGAGCTGTGGCACCAGACCGAGTGGCCGGAGCTGGAGGTGTATTTCACTTCCGTGACCGACCACTGGGCCACCATGACGGTATCCGGCCCCAACAGCCGTAAGGTGTTGGAAAAGGTCTGTGCAGACGTGGATCTGAGCGGCGACGCCTTTCCCTTTATGACCTGGAAGGACGCCACCATCGCCGGCGTGAAGGGGCGCATCTTCCGCATCTCCTTTACCGGTGAGCTGAGCTTTGAGATCAACGTGCAGGCCAACTACGGCATGCACGTGTGGGAAGCAGTGATGGAAGCGGGTGCCGAGTTCAACATCACCCCCTACGGCACCGAAACCATGCACGTGTTGCGGGCCGAGAAGGGCTTCATCATCGTGGGTCAGGACACCGACGGTTCGGTGACGCCGCAGGATCTGAACATGAACTGGTGTGTGGGCAAGAACAAGCCGTTCCCCTTCATCGGCCAGCGTTCCTGGAGCCGGGAAGACACCGCCCGCACCGATCGCAAACAGATGGTGGGGCTTAAGTGCAAGGAAGCCAAAACCGTGATTCCGGAAGGTGCCCAGATCGTGCTGGACCCCAACCATCCGCTGCCGATGCCCATGGTAGGTCATGTGTCGTCCAGCTACTACAGCGCCAACCTGGGCCACAACATCGCCATGGGTCTGGTCAAGGACGGCCTGAACCGAATGGGCCAAACCGTGTACTGCCCGCTGGCCGACGGCCGGGTGCTGGAAGCCGAAATCACCAGCCCGATTTTCTATGATCCCAAAGGAGAGCGTCAGCATGTCTAA
- the glyA gene encoding serine hydroxymethyltransferase: MFNRQVRIQDIDPALWSAMEEEATRQEQHIELIASENYTSPAVMEAQGSVLTNKYAEGYPGKRYYGGCEAVDKVEQLAIDRAKELFGADYANVQPHSGSQANAAVYMALCAPGDTVLGMSLAHGGHLTHGAKVSFSGKIYNAVQYGLNDTTGEVDYDQVERLALEHKPTMIVAGFSAYSQIMDWSRFRAIADKVGAYLFVDMAHVAGLVAAGVYPNPVPFADVVTTTTHKTLRGPRGGLILAKANPELEKKLNGAVFPGGQGGPLMHAIAAKAVAFAEALKPEFGDYQRAVVENAQAMVEVFQKRGFDVVSNGTENHLFLLDLSARGITGKDADRVLGEANITVNKNAVPNDPQPPFVTSGLRIGTPAVTSRGFKAEHCRQLAGWICDILEHMDDPDVIISVKDQVASLCSYFPVYR; this comes from the coding sequence ATGTTCAACAGACAAGTCCGCATTCAGGATATCGATCCGGCCCTGTGGTCGGCCATGGAAGAAGAGGCCACGCGCCAGGAGCAGCACATTGAGCTGATTGCTTCGGAAAACTACACCAGCCCGGCGGTGATGGAAGCGCAAGGCTCGGTGCTCACCAACAAATATGCGGAAGGCTACCCGGGCAAGCGCTATTACGGCGGTTGCGAGGCGGTAGACAAGGTTGAACAGCTGGCCATCGATCGCGCCAAGGAACTGTTCGGCGCCGACTACGCCAACGTTCAGCCCCACTCCGGCTCCCAGGCCAATGCCGCCGTTTACATGGCCCTGTGTGCCCCCGGCGACACCGTGCTGGGCATGAGCCTGGCCCACGGTGGTCACCTGACCCACGGGGCCAAGGTGAGCTTCTCCGGCAAGATCTATAACGCCGTGCAGTATGGCCTGAACGATACCACCGGCGAGGTGGACTACGACCAGGTCGAGCGGCTGGCCCTGGAGCACAAGCCGACCATGATCGTGGCCGGTTTTTCCGCCTACTCCCAGATCATGGACTGGTCCCGTTTTCGCGCCATCGCCGACAAGGTCGGGGCCTATTTGTTCGTGGACATGGCCCACGTGGCCGGCCTGGTGGCCGCCGGTGTCTATCCCAACCCGGTGCCTTTTGCCGACGTGGTGACCACCACCACCCACAAGACCCTGCGCGGCCCCCGTGGCGGCCTGATCCTGGCCAAAGCCAACCCCGAGCTGGAAAAGAAGCTCAACGGCGCCGTGTTCCCCGGTGGCCAGGGTGGCCCGCTGATGCACGCGATCGCCGCCAAGGCGGTGGCCTTTGCCGAGGCGCTCAAGCCGGAATTTGGCGACTACCAGCGCGCTGTGGTGGAAAACGCCCAGGCCATGGTGGAAGTATTTCAGAAGCGCGGTTTTGACGTGGTGTCGAACGGTACCGAAAACCACCTGTTCCTGCTTGATTTGTCCGCCCGGGGCATTACCGGCAAGGACGCGGATCGGGTGCTGGGCGAGGCCAACATTACCGTCAACAAGAATGCCGTGCCCAATGACCCGCAGCCGCCCTTCGTGACCTCGGGCCTGCGCATCGGCACCCCGGCGGTAACCAGCCGCGGTTTCAAGGCCGAGCACTGCCGCCAGCTGGCGGGTTGGATCTGCGACATTCTCGAACACATGGACGACCCGGACGTGATCATCTCGGTCAAGGACCAGGTAGCCAGCCTTTGCAGCTACTTCCCGGTGTATCGCTAA
- a CDS encoding ATP-binding protein, whose product MNALLSLLPRYRRQHPLSFRLFLLVIVVSLGFTLASTAVQLWLDHRKINREMDERLLLIEHSYLDSLSRSLWDLNLPQARLQLESMLDMPHMASLTVTGDGLAAPLTLSKGPERDGVNRHGFDLVYPSPALGPQQVGRLEVAFSRQSIRHQLMSRARSILLGQSLTVLLIALSLMLVFQRRVTRHLERMARNVAQIGEGHPDTAPLNLARPPNTMPDELDTLVGAINTMRRAVERRQSELQHDKAKLEALVDRRTQHLRQAKEEAEAADSAKARFIANMTHELRTPMNGILGTLTLLRPSLENRQEKGLLDTLQHSADHLLMLLNDVLDYAALEQGPLPEEPAPFALSELLESTLAMMQGYAGAKQIRLRLNTPDTLPWLSGHASRVRQVLINLLSNAIKFTHEGGQVRLAVRPVGGGWQFVVEDNGIGIAAEQQDRIFDRFTQADESISRRFGGTGLGLAISRRLIEAMGGTLTLESSPGQGSRFAFSLPLPSVQAPAKTPQTELTALPSLSLLLVEDVAINRGILTALLEQHNHVVSQAESGEQALEVSRQQAFDIILMDMHLPGMDGLETSRLLREQLTGLNQDTPIIALTASVTPEDIRRYLDAGLKAVVAKPVQWPRLIQALAQALGVRLRSDISLDQPLLQEHLRVLGRSRLRAMAARFAEELPGKMTELHRALTDEDHAELARLAHRLGGTAAMLDQRPLAEALGELERAAERQQGLSAALPDALKHAAEQAGEQLATLCRQLESQH is encoded by the coding sequence ATGAATGCCCTGTTGAGCCTGCTGCCCCGTTACCGCCGGCAGCACCCCTTGAGTTTTCGCCTGTTTCTGCTGGTCATCGTGGTCAGCCTGGGTTTTACCCTGGCGTCCACCGCCGTGCAGCTGTGGCTGGATCACCGCAAAATCAACCGGGAAATGGATGAGCGCCTGCTGCTGATCGAACACAGCTACCTCGACAGCCTGTCGCGCAGCCTGTGGGATCTGAACCTGCCCCAGGCCAGATTGCAGCTGGAAAGCATGCTCGACATGCCCCACATGGCCAGCCTTACCGTCACCGGTGATGGCCTGGCGGCGCCGCTGACCCTGAGCAAGGGGCCGGAACGGGACGGGGTCAACCGGCACGGCTTTGATCTCGTCTATCCCAGCCCCGCCCTGGGGCCACAACAGGTAGGCCGGCTGGAAGTGGCCTTCAGCCGGCAAAGCATTCGCCATCAGCTGATGAGCCGTGCCCGCAGCATTCTGCTGGGCCAGTCGCTGACGGTGCTGCTGATTGCACTCAGCCTGATGCTGGTGTTTCAACGCCGGGTCACCCGCCACCTTGAACGCATGGCCCGCAATGTGGCGCAGATTGGGGAAGGCCATCCCGACACCGCCCCGCTCAACCTGGCCCGCCCCCCCAATACCATGCCCGACGAACTCGACACCCTGGTGGGCGCCATCAACACCATGCGCCGGGCGGTGGAACGCCGCCAGAGCGAATTGCAGCACGACAAGGCCAAGCTCGAGGCCCTGGTCGACCGGCGCACCCAGCACCTGCGCCAGGCCAAGGAAGAGGCGGAAGCCGCCGACAGCGCCAAGGCACGCTTTATCGCCAACATGACCCACGAGCTGCGCACCCCCATGAACGGCATTCTGGGCACCCTGACCCTGCTGCGGCCGTCGCTGGAAAACCGCCAGGAAAAGGGGCTGCTCGACACCCTGCAACACTCCGCCGATCACCTGCTGATGCTGCTCAACGACGTGCTCGATTACGCCGCCCTGGAGCAGGGGCCGCTGCCGGAAGAGCCGGCGCCCTTTGCCCTGAGTGAACTGCTGGAAAGCACCCTGGCCATGATGCAGGGCTATGCCGGCGCCAAGCAGATACGGCTGCGGCTCAATACTCCCGACACCCTGCCCTGGCTGTCGGGTCACGCCAGCCGAGTGCGTCAGGTGCTGATCAACCTGCTGTCCAACGCCATCAAGTTCACCCACGAGGGCGGCCAGGTACGACTGGCGGTGCGCCCGGTTGGCGGCGGCTGGCAGTTTGTGGTGGAAGACAACGGCATCGGCATTGCCGCCGAACAGCAGGACCGTATTTTCGACCGCTTTACCCAGGCCGACGAGAGCATCAGTCGGCGCTTTGGCGGCACCGGCCTCGGGCTGGCCATTTCCCGCCGGCTGATCGAGGCCATGGGCGGCACCCTGACCCTGGAAAGCAGCCCCGGCCAGGGCAGCCGTTTTGCCTTCAGCCTGCCGTTGCCCTCGGTACAGGCTCCGGCCAAAACCCCACAAACCGAACTCACCGCCCTGCCCAGCCTCAGCCTGCTGCTGGTGGAAGACGTCGCCATTAACCGGGGCATTCTCACCGCCCTGCTGGAGCAGCACAACCATGTGGTAAGCCAGGCCGAAAGCGGCGAACAGGCGCTGGAGGTATCCCGCCAGCAGGCCTTTGACATTATTCTGATGGACATGCACCTGCCGGGCATGGACGGCCTGGAAACCAGCCGCCTGCTCCGCGAGCAGCTCACCGGCCTGAACCAGGACACCCCCATTATCGCGCTGACCGCCAGCGTGACCCCGGAAGACATTCGTCGCTACCTGGATGCCGGCCTGAAGGCCGTGGTGGCCAAACCGGTACAGTGGCCCCGGCTCATTCAGGCCCTGGCTCAGGCCCTGGGCGTTCGCCTGCGCTCCGACATCAGCCTGGATCAGCCGCTGCTGCAGGAGCACCTGCGGGTGTTGGGCCGGTCCCGCCTGCGCGCCATGGCCGCCCGCTTTGCCGAGGAGTTGCCCGGCAAAATGACCGAACTGCACCGGGCCCTGACGGACGAAGATCATGCCGAGCTGGCCAGGCTGGCCCATCGCCTGGGCGGCACCGCCGCCATGCTGGATCAGCGGCCCCTGGCCGAGGCACTGGGCGAGCTGGAGCGCGCCGCCGAGCGCCAGCAGGGGCTGTCAGCGGCCCTGCCCGACGCCCTGAAACACGCCGCCGAGCAGGCCGGCGAGCAGCTGGCGACACTGTGCCGGCAGCTGGAATCGCAACACTGA
- a CDS encoding sarcosine oxidase subunit beta family protein yields MQKYSGFGLLKHALTHHENWQKVWRNPTPKHEGYDVIIVGGGGHGLATAYYLAKEHGITNVAVIEKGYLGGGNTARNTTIVRSNYLWDEAAWLYEHSMKLWEGLAQDLNYNLMFSQRGVLNLGHTLQDMRDIERRVNANRLNGIDSEVLNTQQVQDLVPILDCSKNARYPVLGASWQARGGTARHDAVAWGFARAADAMGVHLIQQTEVTGIRRENGAVTGVDTTRGFIKAPKVACVTAGNSGVMANMVGMKLPLESHPLQAMVSEPVKPILDTVVMSNHVHGYVSQSDKGDLVIGAGIDSYLGYGQRGSFPVVEHTMAAIVEMFPIFSRVRLNRTWGGIVDTCPDACPIISKTHIKGLYFNCGWGTGGFKATPGSGNVFAHTIAKDDPHPLAKPFNVDRFVSGHLIDEHGAAGVAH; encoded by the coding sequence ATGCAGAAATATTCAGGATTCGGGCTGCTCAAGCACGCCCTGACCCACCACGAGAACTGGCAGAAAGTGTGGCGCAACCCCACGCCCAAGCACGAAGGCTACGACGTTATTATCGTGGGTGGCGGCGGCCACGGCCTGGCCACGGCCTACTACCTGGCCAAGGAGCACGGCATCACCAATGTGGCGGTGATTGAAAAGGGTTACCTGGGCGGCGGCAACACCGCTCGTAACACCACTATCGTGCGTTCCAACTACCTGTGGGACGAGGCGGCCTGGCTCTACGAGCACTCCATGAAACTGTGGGAAGGCCTGGCCCAGGATCTGAACTACAACCTGATGTTCAGCCAGCGCGGTGTGCTCAACCTGGGGCATACCCTGCAGGACATGCGCGACATCGAGCGCCGGGTCAACGCCAACCGCCTGAACGGCATCGACAGTGAAGTACTCAACACCCAGCAGGTGCAGGATCTGGTGCCCATTCTGGATTGCTCCAAGAACGCCCGTTATCCGGTGCTGGGCGCCTCATGGCAGGCCCGGGGCGGCACCGCCCGTCACGACGCCGTGGCCTGGGGCTTTGCCCGCGCCGCCGACGCCATGGGCGTGCACCTGATTCAGCAGACCGAAGTCACCGGCATTCGCCGTGAAAACGGCGCCGTCACCGGCGTGGACACCACCCGCGGCTTTATCAAGGCGCCCAAGGTGGCCTGCGTGACCGCCGGCAACTCCGGCGTCATGGCCAACATGGTGGGCATGAAGCTGCCGCTGGAATCCCACCCGCTGCAGGCCATGGTATCCGAGCCGGTCAAGCCCATTCTCGACACCGTGGTGATGTCCAACCACGTGCACGGCTATGTGTCCCAGTCCGACAAGGGCGATCTGGTGATCGGCGCCGGCATCGACAGCTATCTGGGTTACGGCCAGCGCGGCTCCTTCCCGGTGGTGGAGCACACCATGGCGGCCATTGTGGAAATGTTCCCGATCTTCAGCCGGGTTCGCCTGAACCGGACCTGGGGCGGCATTGTGGACACCTGTCCGGATGCCTGTCCGATTATTTCCAAGACCCACATCAAGGGCCTGTATTTCAACTGCGGTTGGGGCACCGGCGGCTTCAAGGCCACCCCGGGCTCGGGCAACGTGTTCGCCCACACCATTGCCAAGGACGACCCGCACCCACTGGCGAAACCGTTCAATGTTGACCGTTTTGTCAGCGGCCACCTGATCGACGAGCACGGCGCAGCCGGCGTAGCCCACTAA